In Helianthus annuus cultivar XRQ/B chromosome 9, HanXRQr2.0-SUNRISE, whole genome shotgun sequence, the following are encoded in one genomic region:
- the LOC110874157 gene encoding cucumber peeling cupredoxin, which translates to MAANFGLSLVFIAIMVASMQFHGTMAQTTHIVGDASGWTILNGGAAAYTTWASQQTFTVGDALIFNFTNRQHDVAEVSAAAYDPCTSTNPISLATTSPATLALTTPGTHYYICTFTSHCQIGQKLTINVSASATATSPPLTTPTTPASPPTTTPPSLTPTTPTELPCPPTSSPTSSPLSPPTFTTGNTTPTPNSAAPSFTAVVPAALMAIGLAFLNF; encoded by the coding sequence aTGGCAGCTAATTTTGGTTTGAGTTTAGTCTTCATTGCCATAATGGTTGCATCTATGCAGTTTCATGGCACCATGGCTCAGACCACACACATAGTCGGTGACGCCTCGGGATGGACCATTCTTAATGGTGGCGCTGCGGCTTACACCACTTGGGCTTCACAACAAACCTTCACCGTCGGTGACGCTCTGATCTTTAACTTCACCAACCGACAACACGACGTTGCAGAGGTTTCAGCAGCGGCCTACGACCCATGCACTTCCACTAATCCCATCTCCCTCGCCACCACTAGCCCCGCGACCCTCGCTTTGACCACACCTGGCACACATTATTACATTTGCACCTTCACAAGTCATTGTCAAATTGGTCAGAAGTTAACTATTAATGTCTCCGCCTCCGCCACCGCCACGTCACCTCCATTAACTACTCCTACAACACCAGCGTCTCCACCTACCACCACTCCTCCATCATTGACTCCAACAACACCCACTGAATTACCATGTCCCCCCACCTCATCTCCGACTTCCAGCCCGTTATCGCCACCAACCTTCACCACCGGCAACACTACACCAACACCTAATAGTGCAGCTCCATCCTTTACGGCTGTGGTGCCTGCCGCTTTGATGGCAATTGGCTTagcttttttgaatttttaa
- the LOC110875377 gene encoding uncharacterized protein LOC110875377, whose product MVDDKSSGGNAIVPVSSQGSSSISLQCPKLTDTNYTSWAILVETILRANGLWEAIDPVTGATVEEKKNYTTKAIIFQSLPEDVLLLVAKHKYAKDVWDSIKVRYLGADRVQKARLSILRSDLEKLKMKESETLDEYAGKISGIEAKFKNLGSTLEDATMRRSGRLKTYEERLKSLDDEDDQGHLLLTKEDWEERSRRGDFDQPGQGRGRGQGRYRGYGRGRGGRFQSNEDRKDQGWYRDKRNIKCYNFQEYGHYASECPKKETKEEEVNLIRDEDEPTLL is encoded by the exons ATGGTGGATGATAAATCAAGTGGAGGCAATGCGATTGTACCCGTAAGTAGCCAAGGTAGCAGTAGCATATCGTTGCAATGTCCGAAATTGACGGACACAAATTACACTTCGTGGGCGATTTTAGTTGAAACAATCCTACGGGCGAACGGTCTTTGGGAGGCGATAGATCCGGTCACCGGAGCTACGGTGGAAGAGAAGAAGAACTACACGACCAAAGCTATAATTTTTCAGTCTTTACCGGAGGATGTTTTGCTTCTTGTCGCAAAACACAAGTATGCAAAGGACGTGTGGGATTCAATCAAGGTTCGTTATCTAGGGGCTGATAGAGTTCAAAAAGCTCGGCTATCAATTTTAAGAAGCGATTTGGAAAAGCTGAAAATGAAGGAGAGTGAGACACTAGACGAGTATGCGGGAAAGATAAGCGGGATTGAAGCGAAGTTCAAGAACTTAGGATCAACTCTTGAAGACGCAACTATG AGGCGGTCGGGTCGATTGAAGACGTATGAAGAAAGGCTTAAATCCCTTGATGACGAAGATGATCAAGGCCATTTATTGCTTACAAAGGAAGATTGGGAGGAAAGAAGTAGACGGGGTGATTTTGATCAACCCGGACAAGGACGTGGTCGTGGTCAAGGTAGATATCGCGGCTATGGTAGAGGTCGAGGTGGTCGGTTCCAAAGCAATGAAGATCGAAAGGATCAAGGTTGGTATAGAGACAAGCGAAACATCAAATGCTATAATTTTCAAGAATACGGACATTATGCGAGCGAGTGCCCTAAGAAGGAAACAAAAGAAGAAGAGGTGAATTTGATTCGAGACGAAGATGAACCGACACTACTCTGA